From Lolium perenne isolate Kyuss_39 chromosome 5, Kyuss_2.0, whole genome shotgun sequence, a single genomic window includes:
- the LOC127302747 gene encoding uncharacterized protein has product MATTASCPPSAHPIRITTSTAGARLTSAYGSRAGHAAARPPLPTMARAPLPLPRAPLLRRLLLAGALAASCSCFLLVLQAHASAPPPRYDGFAYGGAGSWKDAVVVEAFLDPLCSDSRDGWPPLKLAVERYSPRVSLIVHPFPLPYHTYSFMACRALHIANHLNSSSTYPLLELFFKNQGKFSNSATSSVSSTAVTGAISMMAAEAVGNSVSEFQSGFSDSRSDSAARVSFKYGCTRGVAGAPFFFVNGFLQPGAGSPIDYDTWTSILDPLVGRQGQKVEMFTSAM; this is encoded by the exons ATGGCGACGACCGCATCGTGTCCTCCTTCCGCTCACCCGATTCGCATCACCACCTCCACCGCCGGAGCGCGACTGACCTCTGCTTACGGGAGCAGAGCCGGCCACGCCGCCGCACGACCGCCGCTCCCCACCATGGCGAGGGCTCCGCTGCCGCTTCCGCGCGCGCCGCTGCTCCGGCGGCTGCTCCTGGCGGGCGCGCTCGCCGCGTCCTGCTCCTGCTTCCTCCTCGTGCTCCAGGCGcatgcctccgcgccgccgccgcgctacGACGGCTTCGCCTACGGCGGCGCGGGCTCCTGGAAGGACGCCGTGGTCGTCGAGGCCTTCCTCGACCCGCTCTGCTCCGACAGCCGCGACGGGTGGCCCCCGCTCAAGCTGGCCGTCGAGCGCTACTCCCCGCGGGTCTCGCTCATCGTCCACCCCTTCCCGCTCCC GTATCACACCTATTCATTCATGGCCTGCCGTGCGCTTCATATAGCTAACCACTTGAATTCGTCATCAACCTATCCGTTGTTGGAGCTATTTTTCAAGAACCAG GGAAAATTCTCCAACAGCGCGACATCGTCAGTGTCGAGCACCGCTGTAACCGGCGCGATATCAATGATGGCAGCCGAGGCAGTTGGCAACTCGGTGTCCGAGTTCCAGTCAGGCTTCAGCGACTCGAGGTCCGACTCGGCAGCGAGGGTTTCCTTCAAG TATGGGTGCACGAGAGGGGTTGCTGGTGCGCCCTTCTTCTTCGTGAACGGCTTCCTCCAGCCCGGAGCCGGATCGCCCATCGACTACGACACGTGGACCAGCATCCTGGACCCCCTCGTCGGGCGGCAAGGCCAGAAGGTTGAGATGTTCACTTCTGCTATGTAG
- the LOC127302748 gene encoding protein ALTERED PHOSPHATE STARVATION RESPONSE 1, whose product MGNCAASRLAGGGGGMGGGGAGGDPVAVCRDRKRLIKLAADRRFALAAAHAGYAAALRSVADALDIFVARHTAPAPILITLPTPTASPPGSPKHATPPPALPPSSAAAPSTPPRTDAPAADEEDDGCGGGQTPEMGRPYYYTPPATPPPPPAAVGGWDFFNPFYGTEEVAAAISDEEMRAVREREGIPDLEEAEEEDDEGEKPAAAAAEKNPKSEDSLRVAKQEETKDAAEAARNNGAGGLEVSVVLPGRELLTALKEVEELFARAAEAGKDVSGMLEAAARAPDLKENSSKIIHAIAWHRSPSSVSSSYRSELGASSNSLSWTEKSETNKSDIFEDYGGMKSGSHSQTLGRLYAWEKKLYEEVKAIDQIRQTYEKKCVQLRNQDAKGSELRCAEKTRTNVRDLYTRIWVSLRAAESISDRIQKLRDEELQPQLVELLHGFTRTWKVMVDSHETQRQIMFEVNSFTCPAYGKFCNDAQRHATLKLEVELRNWRSCFVSYVSAQKSYIEALDGWLSKFILTDTIRYSRGISSIAPNRAGAPPLVVICHDWHTTLSKFPYKRVSFTMRNFNRSVRVLWLKQGEEQQQKRKVDGLAKELDKKATAYKRAENKVIETKLLLEHRPGEQEARQRVEQLSERKEALNVLRRRVEAEKARHHHCMRDTHDVTLNGFKIGLASIFESLADFSRDSVKLYEDLLAHAGTPKERLEKAPSASEQQQQACADNEGQPQSSYPHQATVEAR is encoded by the exons ATGGGGAACTGCGCCGCCTCCCggctcgccggcggcggcggcggcatgggTGGTGGCGGTGCGGGCGGGGACCCCGTGGCGGTCTGCCGCGACCGGAAGCGCCTCATAAAGCTGGCGGCGGACCGGCGGTTCGCGCTGGCGGCGGCGCACGCGGGCTACGCGGCGGCCCTGCGCTCCGTCGCGGACGCCCTGGACATCTTCGTGGCCCGCCACACCGCGCCGGCGCCCATACTCATCACGCTCCCCACCCCCACCGCCTCGCCTCCCGGCTCCCCCAAGCACGCTACTCCGCCGCCCGCGCTGCCGCCCTCGTCCGCCGCCGCGCCATCGACCCCGCCGCGGACGGATGCGCCGGCcgcggacgaggaggacgacggctGCGGGGGCGGGCAGACGCCGGAGATGGGCCGCCCGTACTACTACACGCCCccggccacgccgccgccgccccccgcCGCGGTCGGCGGCTGGGACTTCTTCAACCCGTTCTACGGgacggaggaggtggcggcggccATCAGCGACGAGGAGATGCGCGCCGTGAGGGAGCGGGAGGGGATCCCGGACCtggaggaggcggaagaggaggaCGATGAGGGGGAGAAGCCCGCTGCTGCTGCGGCGGAAAAAAACCCTAAATCCGAGGATTCGCTCAGGGTGGCCAAGCAGGAAGAGACCAAAGATGCAGCCGAGGCGGCGAGGAACAACGGCGCCGGCGGGCTGGAGGTGTCCGTGGTGCTGCCGGGGCGCGAGCTCCTGACGGCGCTCAAGGAGGTGGAGGAGCTCTTCGCCCGCGCCGCCGAGGCCGGCAAGGACGTCTCCGGCATGCTCGAGGCCGCCGCCCGTGCCCCCGACCTCAAAG AGAACTCGTCGAAAATAATTCATGCCATCGCGTGGCATCGGTCTCCGTCGTCCGTGTCGTCGTCTTATAGGAGCGAGCTGGGAGCAAGCTCGAATAGTTTGTCGTGGACAGAGAAGAGCGAGACCAACAAGAGCGATATATTTGAAGACTATGGTGGGATGAAGTCTGGAAGTCACTCTCAGACTTTAGGGAGATTGTATGCTTGGGAGAAGAAACTTTATGAAGAAGTTAAG GCTATTGATCAAATCAGACAAACATATGAGAAGAAATGTGTGCAGCTGAGGAACCAAGACGCCAAAGGTTCAGAACTGCGTTGTGCTGAAAAAACCAGGACAAATGTGAGAGACCTGTACACAAGGATCTGGGTTTCTCTAAGAGCTGCAGAATCAATATCGGATAGAATACAAAAGTTACGGGATGAGGAGCTCCAACCGCAACTTGTCGAGCTGTTGCATGG CTTTACAAGAACTTGGAAAGTGATGGTGGATTCGCATGAAACTCAGAGACAGATAATGTTTGAGGTGAATTCCTTCACCTGCCCTGCTTATGGGAAGTTCTGCAACGACGCCCAGCGGCATGCCACTCTGAAGCTGGAGGTTGAACTCAGGAACTGGAGGTCCTGCTTCGTGAGCTACGTGAGTGCACAGAAATCGTACATTGAAGCTCTCGATGGCTGGCTGTCCAAGTTCATCCTAACGGACACCATCCGTTACTCCCGAGGGATATCCTCCATCGCGCCCAACAGGGCTGGTGCGCCGCCTCTGGTCGTGATATGCCACGACTGGCACACCACGCTGTCCAAGTTCCCCTACAAGCGCGTCTCGTTCACGATGCGGAACTTCAACCGCAGCGTGCGGGTGCTGTGGTTGAAGCAGGGGGAGGAGCAGCAGCAGAAGCGGAAGGTGGACGGGCTGGCCAAGGAGCTGGACAAGAAGGCCACAGCCTACAAGCGGGCGGAGAACAAGGTGATTGAGACGAAGCTCCTCCTGGAGCACCGGCCGGGGGAGCAGGAGGCGAGGCAGCGTGTCGAGCAGCTGTCGGAGCGCAAGGAGGCGCTGAACGTGCTGCGGCGGCGGGTGGAGGCGGAGAAGGCGCGGCACCACCACTGCATGCGTGACACCCATGACGTGACCCTCAACGGTTTCAAGATCGGCCTTGCCAGCATTTTCGAGTCGCTTGCTGATTTTTCTCGGGACTCTGTGAAGCTCTACGAGGACCTCCTGGCACACGCTGGCACCCCCAAGGAGCGCCTGGAAAAGGCCCCTTCGGCCtccgagcagcagcagcaggcctGTGCCGACAACGAAGGGCAACCACAGAGCTCCTACCCGCACCAGGCCACTGTCGAAGCGAGATGA
- the LOC127304343 gene encoding uncharacterized protein, with product MAHSTAPPQLHRLVLSFVLLLLLISRHADSRGASLRDQAAALLHWKSSLNFSSKHQLGTWRDDGMYPCNWTGITCGDTRSSGGTTVKVIRELILAGAGIAGQLHTLRFQSLTYLVNLDLSDNYGLSGTIPPSIGSLSMLSSLNFSGDQLSGHIPVSFFNLGRLTYMDLSSNNITGQIPLALGNLSRLAILYLDGNRLSGTIPWQLGHLQNMRELDLSLNILSGAIPSAIANLTNLNFLDLSANGLSGPIPKVLGDIHTLQVISLSVNNLTGTIPPSLGNLTMMKIMVLYRNQLTGPIPVELGMLSSLTKLDFSHNHLTGPIPSSIAGNLTSVSHFLLWSNLITGSIPHGFGNLVNLEILDISMNFIVGSVPTSIGNMSSLRDIHIGSNNLSGELPSDFGNLENLEYLAAYKNQLSGIIPQSFGNLVNMIEMRLFSNQISGSLPSSLSNLTNLVSIQLSNNQLIGHLPELCQSKKLQSLILHYNNLDGHVPKGLRDCSSLISLAISGNQIEGDITEAFGVYPHLTKISLYSNRFIGRLSPNWGACQNLTWIDFSNNMIEGNIPSEIWELKYLAKLNLDNNKLTGEIPREIGKLISLYWMDLTNNQLSGQIPKQIGQLGNLELLSLSSNLLSGKIPEDIGNCLKLQLLRMNNNSLSGSLPRNLGHLASLQRMLDLSMNNLTGPIPLELSKLELLMFVNFSHNQFSGAIPISIASMKSLSVFDVSDNFLEGSVPKGIHNASVEWFLHNKGLCGDLVGLPPCDLPPATHNIKRIKIILSIGVPMFAATISIVSAVIAFFICRKKVSQNTDDVRKRDVFSVWSFDGRMAFEDIINGTENFDDKHCIGEGSYGSVYKAELQDEQVVAVKKLHAGNEQVHDEEIFQHEIEMLTKIRQRSIVKLYGYCSHPRYRFLVCQFIERGNLASILSNEELAIQFHWQRRTTLPLIIHRDITSKNILLDADYKAFVSDFGIARMLKPDSSNWSALAGTYGYIAPEFAYTSVVTEKCDVYSFGVVVLEVLMGKHPGDVQNFIYSLGDQFLLEEILDKQLPQPEGGEANDVKRCISMAFECLLPSPKERPTMQKVYRDLIF from the exons ATGGCGCATTCCACGGCGCCCCCGCAGCTACATCGCTTGGTTCTCTCGTTTGTCCTGCTTCTACTCCTTATTTCCAGGCACGCTGACAGCCGAGGCGCTTCGCTGAGAGATCAAGCCGCGGCGCTCCTCCACTGGAAATCATCACTCAACTTCTCCTCCAAGCACCAGCTGGGAACCTGGAGAGACGACGGCATGTATCCGTGCAACTGGACCGGCATCACCTGCGGAGACACTCGGTCAAGCGGAGGAACCACGGTGAAGGTCATAAGAGAGCTTATCCTTGCTGGTGCCGGCATCGCAGGACAACTTCACACCCTCAGATTTCAATCACTCACATACCTCGTCAATCTCGACCTCAGCGATAACTATGGTCTCTCTGGCACCATCCCTCCTAGCATCGGCTCTCTTTCCATGCTTTCCAGCCTCAACTTCTCCGGTGATCAGCTCAGTGGGCACATACCTGTATCATTTTTCAACCTTGGGAGGCTCACATACATGGACCTCTCAAGCAATAATATCACTGGCCAAATCCCTCTTGCCTTGGGAAATCTCTCAAGACTTGCCATTCTTTATCTGGATGGGAATAGGCTCTCAGGTACCATTCCATGGCAACTCGGACACCTTCAGAACATGAGGGAGCTGGATTTGTCCTTGAATATTCTTTCTGGCGCAATACCTTCCGCCATTGCTAACCTGACAAACCTCAACTTTCTAGACCTTTCTGCTAATGGTCTGTCGGGACCTATACCTAAAGTGCTAGGAGATATCCACACCCTGCAAGTAATATCCTTGTCGGTAAACAACCTGACTGGCACAATTCCGCCATCCCTTGGAAACCTCACAATGATGAAAATAATGGTCTTATATCGGAATCAGCTCACTGGTCCGATCCCGGTAGAGCTTGGGATGCTCTCGAGCTTGACTAAGTTGGACTTTTCACATAATCATTTGACGGGTCCTATTCCTTCAAGTATTGCTGGAAATCTTACTTCAGTGTCCCATTTTTTACTTTGGAGTAACCTCATAACTGGATCAATCCCTCATGGGTTTGGAAATCTTGTGAATCTGGAAATCCTCGACATTTCGATGAATTTCATAGTTGGATCAGTGCCGACAAGTATTGGGAACATGTCTTCACTCAGGGATATACACATAGGAAGTAATAATCTCTCTGGGGAACTGCCGTCTGACTTTGGAAACTTGGAAAATTTGGAATATCTTGCAGCCTATAAAAATCAGCTGTCTGGCATAATCCCTCAGAGTTTTGGAAATTTGGTTAATATGATAGAAATGCGACTATtttccaatcaaatctctggctcTTTGCCTTCATCGCTCTCCAACCTTACCAATTTGGTCAGCATTCAACTGTCTAATAACCAGCTAATAGGACACTTGCCAGAGTTGTGCCAAAGTAAAAAGCTACAAAGTTTAATACTTCATTACAACAATCTGGATGGTCATGTCCCAAAAGGCTTGAGGGATTGCAGCTCACTAATATCCCTCGCAATTAGCGGTAATCAGATTGAGGGAGACATAACTGAAGCCTTTGGGGTGTATCCACATCTCACAAAAATTAGTTTGTATTCAAACAGGTTCATAGGTCGGCTCTCACCTAACTGGGGCGCATGTCAAAACTTGACCTGGATTGATTTTTCCAACAACATGATAGAAGGCAATATACCTTCTGAGATTTGGGAGCTAAAATATCTTGCAAAGCTTAATCTGGATAACAATAAGTTGACCGGTGAGATACCACGGGAAATTGGAAAGTTAATCAGCCTATACTGGATGGACTTAACAAACAATCAACTATCTGGCCAAATCCCTAAACAGATAGGCCAACTTGGCAATCTTGAGCTTCTTAGTTTGTCAAGCAACCTGTTGAGTGGTAAAATACCAGAAGACATCGGAAATTGTTTGAAACTACAATTACTACGGATGAATAACAACAGTCTTAGTGGAAGTCTTCCTCGTAATTTGGGTCATTTAGCTTCCCTACAAAGAATGCTTGATCTTAGTATGAACAATCTCACTGGACCAATACCATTGGAACTTAGCAAGCTAGAGCTGTTGATGTTTGTGAATTTCTCACACAATCAATTTAGTGGTGCAATCCCTATCTCGATTGCAAGCATGAAAAGCCTATCTGTATTTGATGTATCAGACAACTTCCTAGAAGGCTCCGTCCCAAAAGGGATCCACAATGCATCAGTCGAATGGTTTCTCCACAACAAAGGCCTTTGTGGAGATCTTGTTGGTCTGCCTCCTTGTGACCTCCCACCTGCGACTCATAACATAAAGCGTATAAAAATAATACTATCAATCGGCGTTCCCATGTTTGCCGCTACTATTTCAATAGTATCAGCTGTAATTGCTTTTTTCATTTGCCGCAAGAAAGTATCTCAAAATACTGATGACGTGAGAAAAAGGGATGTATTTTCTGTATGGAGCTTTGATGGTAGAATGGCATTTGAGGATATTATCAATGGAACTGAAAATTTTGATGACAAGCATTGCATTGGAGAGGGGTCATACGGTAGTGTTTATAAAGCAGAACTTCAAGATGAACAAGTGGTTGCGGTAAAGAAACTCCATGCAGGAAATGAACAGGTGCATGATGAAGAAATATTCCAGCATGAGATTGAAATGTTAACAAAAATTCGACAACGCAGCATCGTCAAGCTGTATGGATATTGTTCTCATCCACGGTACCGGTTCCTTGTATGCCAGTTTATAGAGAGAGGAAATCTAGCTTCTATCTTAAGCAATGAAGAACTGGCAATCCAGTTCCACTGGCAAAGAAGGACAACTCTC CCACTGATAATTCATCGAGACATCACAAGCAAAAATATCTTACTAGATGCTGATTACAAAGCATTTGTCTCGGATTTCGGTATTGCAAGAATGTTAAAACCGGATTCATCGAATTGGAGTGCACTAGCGGGGACGTATGGCTATATAGCACCTG AATTTGCGTACACATCTGTAGTTACGGAGAAATGTGATGTATATAGCTTTGGTGTTGTGGTGCTTGAGGTGTTAATGGGGAAACATCCAGGAGATGTGCAAAATTTTATTTATTCGTTGGGTGACCAATTTCTCCTAGAAGAAATTTTGGATAAACAACTTCCACAACCCGAAGGTGGTGAAGCAAATGACGTGAAGCGGTGCATCTCTATGGCATTTGAGTGCCTGCTTCCTTCACCTAAAGAAAGGCCAACTATGCAGAAAGTTTATCGTGATCTTATTTTCTAA
- the LOC127302749 gene encoding uncharacterized protein, whose protein sequence is MATCIRKVASEEFGVSRGSRSKVRDIWWWNQKAIKEKKDCFSLYLDRSADNMEKYKMAKKAAKRAVSEARGQAYEDLYQRLGTKEGEKDIYRMAKIRERKTRDVDQVKCIKDGADQLLMKDKEIKHRWREFFDGLFNGETKIYIIELDNSFDDTSRCFVRRIQESEVKEALKRMKGGKAMGPDCIPIEVWRGLGDIAIIWLTKLFNSIFRANKMPEEWRRGILVPIFKNKVDVQSCTNYRGIKLMSHTMKLWERVIEHRLRRMTSVTKNQFGFMPGRSTMEAIFLVQQLMERYKEQKKDMHMVFVNLEKDYDKIPRHVMWWSLEKHKVPANQTARVFTPAAVSRRRRHFSPIPRPRPPPPATSTEHLHQQIAAAAAELDLGPRLAAVQIAAEQLPDSNQGSGPWGPAQGARPYRPGRRWMDLNLYLGLPPLPRPPGRLGAAMDCPAPAPSPVPRPDDEPAAGSPAPGSPPPLPLPAAYSPPSNALSTPEMPPIDPILVDWLDGPSTDDSEDYAGDPAVPTDLSSDDDGLGTGSEDALDAGQPALPSDASSSDDDGLSTDSEYYVLLPDLVIPEISTEDDEPAGLLAAQEEVMPLDEVADTWGVDFPMIFAQSDGLSTDSEEALGSPAVGFDASSHDANASPPPPQQLPLAGLEGVRLEWVERLSRPDRAARAEMVSTRQSVGGAIEDTTHELRLQRVIQVSEQHHIVRAGPASRNQRATSPDAERLAQAIQRSHNSLDASRRQNLDANGKVGGKGAVRNDGNYCGCDASFECNICLDAAIEPVVTPCGHLFCWPCLYQWLHAHSTHSECPVCKGEVLEVNVTPIYGRGGGERDASSSDVPPRPSANRSESLRQELQMPDSIGIASMVRQLIENRDQLGGQAAPPVGDVEVAVLSEGGTRVTRTVRRRASPSLASPTPLIMRHVRRNAAPESGNRVQLPSSNSDSAATALPQQSSSVEQASTSSTVAVIVGQAAQSRRSRLPLESTTTRRTRRRQQH, encoded by the exons ATGGCGACCTGTATTCGTAAGGTGGCCTCAGAGGAGTTTGGAGTGTCCAGGGGAAGTAGAAGCAAAGTTAGGGATATCTGGTGGTGGAACCAGAAGGCTATTAAGGAGAAGAAGGATTGTTTCAGCCTGTACCTGGATAGGAGTGCAGACAACATGGAGAAGTACAAGATGGCAAAGAAGGCCGCAAAGCGAGCTGTGAGTGAAGCAAGGGGTCAAGCGTATGAGGACCTCTACCAGCGGTTAGGCACGAAGGAAGGCGAAAAGGACATCTATAGGATGGCCAAGATCCGAGAGAGGAAGACGAGGGATGTTGACCAAGTCAAATGCATCAAGGACGGAGCTGACCAACTCCTAATGAAGGACAAGGAGATTAAGCATAGATGGCGGGAGTTCTTCGACGGGTTGTTCAATGGGGAGACTAAGATCTATATCATTGAACTGGACAACTCCTTTGATGATACCAGTAGGTGTTTTGTGCGGCGAATCCAGGAGTCTGAGGTCAAGGAGGCGTTGAAAAGGATGAAGGGAGGCAAGGCAATGGGCCCTGATTGTATCCCCATTGAGGTGTGGAGAGGCCTCGGAGATATAGCGATAATATGGCTAACTAAGCTCTTCAACTCCATTTTTCGGGCAAACAAGATGCCAGAAGAATGGAGACGCGGTATAttagtaccaatcttcaagaacaaaGTGGATGTTCAGAGTTGTACTAACTACCGTGGAATTAAGCTTATGAGCCATACAATGAAGCTatgggagagagtcattgagcaccgTTTAAGACGAATGACAAGCGTGACCAAAAATCAGtttggtttcatgcctgggaggtcgaccatggaagccatcttcttggtacAACAACTCATGGAGAGATACAAGGAGCAAAAGAAGGACATGCATATGGTGTTCGTTAACTTGGAGAAGGACTACGATAAGATACCGCGACATGTCATGTGGTGGTCCTTGGAGAAACATAAAGTCCCAgcaaa CCAAACGGCTAGGGTATTCACCCCCGCCGCCGTCTCCCGCCGTCGCCGCCATTTCTCGCCCATCCCCCGGCCACGTCCTCCACCGCCGGCCACGTCTACCGAGCACCTCCACCAgcagatcgccgccgccgccgccgagctcgACCTCGGGCCCCGCCTCGCCGCAGTCCAGATCGCCGCCGAGCAGCTTCCGGATTCAAACCAAGGATCGGGCCCCTGGGGCCCCGCCCAGGGTGCGCGCCCCTACCGCCCGGGCCGTCGCTGGATGGATCTGAACCTCTACCTGGGCCTACCTCCCTTGCCGCGGCCTCCAGGCCGGCTGGGCGCAGCCATGGATTGCCCGGCGCCGGCGCCCAGCCCCGTTCCAAGGCCGGACGACGAGCCAGCGGCAGGATCGCCTGCACCaggatcgccgccgccgctgccgcttccCGCGGCATACTCGCCGCCGTCCAACGCGCTCTCCACGCCGGAGATGCCGCCGATCGACCCCATCCTCGTCGACTGGCTCGACGGCCCGAGCACAGACGACAGCGAGGATTACGCTGGTGACCCCGCCGTGCCTACCGATTTGTCCTCGGATGATGATGGCCTCGGTACGGGCAGCGAAGACGCTCTCGATGCTGGTCAACCGGCTCTGCCTTCTGACGCATCCTCCTCGGACGATGATGGCCTGAGCACGGACAGCGAGTACTACGTGCTGCTGCCGGATTTGGTCATTCCGGAGATTTCGACAGAGGATGATGAGCCAGCGGGATTGCTGGCGGCACAAGAGGAGGTGATGCCGCTGGACGAGGTGGCGGATACATGGGGGGTAGATTTTCCCATGATCTTTGCTCAGTCTGATGGCCTGAGCACGGACAGCGAAGAGGCTCTTGGTTCACCGGCTGTGGGGTTCGATGCATCGTCACATGATGCTAATGCctctccaccaccgccgcagcaACTGCCCCTTGCTGGGTTGGAAGGAGTCCGCCTTGAGTGGGTGGAAAGGCTCTCACGCCCTGATCGGGCCGCCAGAGCGGAGATGGTCAGCACGAGGCAGTCTGTCGGGGGTGCGATTGAGGACACGACGCATGAGCTCCGCCTGCAGAGGGTGATCCAGGTGAGTGAGCAGCACCACATTGTGCGGGCAGGGCCAGCGAGCCGCAACCAGCGGGCGACCAGTCCGGATGCCGAAAGGCTGGCGCAGGCCATCCAGCGGTCGCATAACTCTCTGGATGCATCGAGGCGGCAGAACCTCGATGCGAATGGCAAGGTGGGAGGAAAGGGTGCTGTCAGGAACGATGGGAACTACTGCGGATGCGACGCCAGTTTCGAGTGCAATATCTGTCTTGATGCAGCTATAGAGCCCGTGGTTACACCGTGTGGCCACCTCTTCTGCTGGCCATGCTTGTATCAGTGGCTCCATGCACATTCAACCCACTCTGAGTGCCCTGTCTGCAAGGGGGAGGTACTCGAAGTAAACGTCACGCCGATTTATGGAAGAGGAGGCGGCGAACGGGATGCTTCCAGCAGTGATGTCCCTCCCAGACCGAGCGCCAACAGGAGTGAGAGCTTGAGGCAGGAGCTGCAGATGCCAGATTCGATAGGCATTGCGAGCATGGTGAGGCAGTTGATAGAAAACCGGGATCAGTTGGGAGGCCAGGCAGCTCCACCTGTAGGCGATGTTGAGGTGGCCGTGCTTTCTGAAGGCGGGACAAGGGTTACCAGGACTGTGCGTCGGAGAGCTTCACCTAGTCTTGCTTCACCCACCCCATTAATAATGCGGCATGTGCGCCGCAACGCTGCCCCTGAGAGTGGCAATCGGGTCCAACTGCCGTCTTCTAATTCTGATAGTGCTGCAACAGCACTTCCTCAGCAGTCGTCGTCTGTGGAGCAGGCGTCGACATCTAGCACGGTGGCTGTTATAGTGGGGCAGGCAGCCCAAAGTAGGAGGTCCAGGCTGCCTTTGGAGTCCACAACCACAAGAAGAACCAGGAGGAGACAGCAGCACTAG
- the LOC127304342 gene encoding F-box protein At5g07610-like: MPRRSSRNKQKRGTKLSPVSELSDDLLVEIISRVPFKSTRCCKCVCRRWRDLVFHPDNRKKLPRSILAGFFYNNFSTGLACRCYQSVAGSWGPHIDPSLPFIPTATGVEVSDCCNGFLLCRPSNQMWNYVVCNPAAKTWVTVRSEWADRVSEARLGFDPAVSSHFHVFELTHAFSRETKVWRYIESVRIYSAETGVWTRTSPWDQPGAFGTISSSTFLDGVLYVSSDDGFVIAAVDLEGNHSVIPYPTPHTSGAHVFQSRGKLHLANYGPSELSLWALEDSSCET; encoded by the coding sequence ATGCCAAGGCGCTCCAGCAGGAATAAGCAGAAGAGGGGCACGAAGCTGAGCCCGGTTTCCGAGCTCTCCGACGACCTCCTCGTCGAGATCATCTCACGGGTGCCGTTCAAGTCCACCCGCTGCTGCAAGTGCGTCTGCAGGCGGTGGCGCGACCTCGTCTTCCACCCCGATAACCGCAAGAAGCTGCCCCGTTCAATCCTCGCAGGCTTCTTCTACAATAACTTCAGCACCGGACTGGCATGTCGTTGCTACCAGAGCGTGGCGGGGAGCTGGGGCCCTCACATCGACCCCTCCCTCCCGTTTATACCCACCGCTACGGGGGTTGAAGTGTCGGACTGCTGCAACGGGTTCCTCCTATGTCGACCATCGAATCAGATGTGGAATTACGTGGTGTGCAATCCCGCCGCCAAGACATGGGTGACCGTCCGTTCCGAATGGGCCGACAGGGTGTCGGAGGCTCGACTCGGGTTCGACCCCGCCGTGTCTTCTCACTTCCATGTGTTTGAGCTTACTCATGCATTTTCGCGGGAAACAAAAGTGTGGCGTTACATCGAATCGGTGAGGATCTACTCCGCTGAAACTGGGGTTTGGACGCGTACAAGCCCTTGGGACCAGCCCGGCGCGTTTGGCACCATCTCGAGTAGCACCTTTCTCGACGGGGTGCTATATGTGTCCTCCGATGATGGCTTTGTTATAGCCGCCGTCGACTTGGAGGGAAATCACAGCGTTATTCCTTATCCCACGCCACATACTAGTGGTGCTCATGTTTTTCAATCACGTGGAAAATTGCATCTAGCAAATTATGGTCCTTCTGAACTGTCACTGTGGGCTCTTGAAGATTCTAGTTGCGAAACTTGA